From Sporosarcina sp. Te-1, the proteins below share one genomic window:
- the helD gene encoding RNA polymerase recycling motor HelD: MQKHPDFDFELERLDYTKKYMQTLLEVSQRDVKSSQEQIRHAMADLDYLDSSLSFINILTNTRFFEMARSQKEGLEAIQQKPYFARIHFQTEGEKDQFLYIGKTSVFHQETQEPIIVDWRSPVANVYYDGRLGDLTYQVRDEEISGHLFSKRQYKIEEGELLDIRDIDLTTNDELLQEALSGKADVRLTEIVSTIQAEQNEIIRANLHQPIIVQGAAGSGKTTIALHRISYFLYTMTDFPANKLMILAPSKLFMDYIGDVLPELGVGNIYQSTFDEYVLQATGLSLKLTDPNRKLEHLTAAESMGEESLFLTRMKGSLQYRTIMQRYIEKLEEDTASLFEDVYIDKYRIMRATRLKRLFMEDFRYMPIEKRLDRIKLVMQTEVTRKRKQLYSNLSAKYEEALDKALYGIRDDEKRRARITRVMEERDTRLPAIEKEGKSKVASYMKRFKKHHVKRLYRNWLTDQELQEKLAFDWTADERNLLLEAHRKETWETEDLAALFYLHVKIKGLSDDWKMRVVFIDEVQDYSEFQLSALQEGLGTDMFTMVGDLAQGIHSYRALTSWEPIQDMFPRATYTTLQKSYRTTIEIMELANEVLKEMEEELPLVEPVVRHGREPEFYDMQELETEKFQAIYEEIRLRGHRSVALICKTRKEAREIFSKLESAGMSVQLLEEQSDIDGDRMLIVPSHLSKGLEFDAVIVAAFDDPFRDQPIDRKLIYVAMTRPMHELHLITSASPEILGGLRKNE; encoded by the coding sequence ATGCAGAAACACCCTGATTTTGATTTTGAATTGGAGCGTCTCGACTACACGAAGAAATACATGCAGACACTGTTGGAAGTGTCACAGCGTGATGTGAAATCCTCGCAGGAACAAATTCGGCATGCGATGGCTGACTTGGATTATTTGGATTCCAGTTTAAGCTTCATCAACATTTTGACAAACACCCGATTTTTTGAAATGGCCCGCTCCCAGAAGGAAGGGCTTGAAGCCATTCAGCAAAAGCCTTATTTTGCCCGTATTCATTTCCAGACGGAAGGAGAAAAGGACCAATTCCTCTACATTGGAAAGACGTCGGTTTTTCATCAGGAAACCCAAGAGCCGATTATTGTCGACTGGCGTTCACCTGTTGCAAATGTTTATTACGATGGAAGATTGGGCGATCTGACGTACCAAGTCCGTGATGAGGAAATCAGTGGGCATCTCTTTTCAAAACGCCAATATAAAATCGAGGAAGGCGAACTGCTCGATATCCGGGACATCGATCTGACAACAAATGACGAATTGCTTCAAGAAGCGCTTTCCGGCAAGGCGGATGTCCGGCTTACTGAAATTGTTTCTACCATTCAGGCGGAGCAGAACGAAATTATCCGGGCTAATTTACATCAGCCGATTATCGTGCAAGGGGCGGCGGGTAGTGGAAAGACCACAATCGCTCTTCATCGAATCTCGTATTTTCTTTATACGATGACAGATTTTCCGGCAAATAAATTGATGATTTTAGCGCCGAGTAAACTGTTCATGGACTATATCGGAGATGTATTGCCAGAATTAGGAGTAGGCAATATCTATCAATCGACATTTGACGAGTATGTACTTCAGGCAACGGGTTTGTCCTTGAAATTGACTGATCCGAATCGTAAACTGGAGCACTTGACAGCTGCAGAATCAATGGGGGAAGAATCGTTGTTTCTTACCCGGATGAAAGGATCATTGCAGTATCGCACGATAATGCAGCGGTATATTGAAAAGTTGGAAGAGGACACGGCCAGTCTGTTTGAAGATGTGTACATTGATAAATACCGGATTATGAGAGCGACACGATTGAAACGGCTCTTCATGGAAGATTTCCGCTACATGCCGATCGAGAAGCGTCTTGATCGGATTAAACTCGTTATGCAAACGGAAGTGACGCGGAAACGGAAGCAGCTGTATTCCAACTTGTCCGCTAAATACGAGGAGGCGCTCGATAAAGCGCTCTATGGAATCCGGGATGATGAAAAACGGCGTGCGCGGATTACAAGGGTGATGGAGGAACGGGATACGAGATTGCCGGCAATCGAAAAAGAAGGGAAATCGAAAGTAGCAAGCTATATGAAGCGATTTAAAAAACATCATGTGAAGCGACTCTATCGAAATTGGTTGACAGATCAGGAGTTACAAGAAAAATTGGCGTTTGATTGGACTGCTGACGAACGCAATTTATTGCTGGAGGCACATCGGAAAGAAACATGGGAGACGGAGGATTTGGCGGCTCTCTTCTATTTGCATGTCAAAATCAAGGGACTCTCGGACGACTGGAAGATGCGGGTTGTGTTTATTGACGAGGTGCAAGACTACAGTGAGTTCCAACTATCGGCATTGCAGGAGGGACTAGGAACGGATATGTTCACGATGGTCGGCGATCTTGCGCAAGGAATCCATAGCTACCGGGCACTGACATCTTGGGAACCGATCCAGGACATGTTTCCCCGTGCGACGTATACCACATTGCAAAAGAGCTACCGGACGACAATTGAAATTATGGAGCTGGCTAATGAAGTGTTGAAGGAAATGGAAGAGGAGCTTCCTCTCGTCGAGCCGGTCGTCCGTCATGGCCGTGAACCTGAGTTTTATGATATGCAAGAGCTGGAGACGGAGAAATTCCAAGCCATATATGAAGAAATCCGTCTGCGCGGTCATCGGTCGGTTGCGTTGATCTGTAAAACTAGAAAAGAAGCGCGAGAAATCTTCAGTAAATTGGAGAGTGCAGGCATGTCCGTCCAATTGCTGGAGGAGCAGTCTGACATCGATGGGGACCGGATGCTCATTGTCCCGAGCCATTTATCGAAGGGTCTCGAGTTCGATGCAGTAATCGTGGCTGCTTTTGACGATCCATTCCGTGATCAGCCGATCGATCGCAAACTCATTTATGTGGCGATGACTAGGCCGATGCATGAATTGCATTTGATTACATCCGCAAGTCCGGAAATTTTAGGCGGTCTTAGAAAAAACGAGTAA
- a CDS encoding RNA polymerase sigma factor has product MDEQRWIRQIQKKASEPAADALVSKYYKEMYGFHYKQTMNVDLSLDLTQELFIGALQAIRNYDSSKASFRTWLYKLASNRLVDYYRSKSYRYAQLAQPLGEYEVEDTHDFAISLEYKEDVQKVIGIVNGLDAKLQQIIRLKLFGDYTLPEIADMESIPLSTVKTRYYAALKYIRKEMEAVHDA; this is encoded by the coding sequence ATGGATGAACAGCGATGGATTAGGCAAATACAGAAAAAAGCGAGCGAACCTGCGGCAGATGCGCTTGTCTCCAAATACTACAAAGAGATGTATGGGTTTCACTATAAACAGACCATGAATGTGGATTTATCGCTCGATTTGACGCAAGAATTGTTCATCGGCGCGTTGCAGGCAATCCGCAATTATGACAGTTCCAAAGCCTCCTTCCGGACATGGCTATACAAACTGGCATCTAATCGGCTTGTTGATTACTACCGGTCGAAAAGTTATCGGTACGCTCAACTCGCCCAACCGCTTGGCGAGTATGAAGTGGAGGATACCCACGATTTTGCGATATCGCTTGAGTATAAAGAGGATGTCCAAAAGGTGATCGGAATTGTCAACGGTTTGGATGCGAAACTTCAACAAATCATCCGTTTGAAATTATTTGGTGACTATACGCTTCCGGAAATAGCGGACATGGAATCGATTCCGCTGTCTACTGTCAAGACAAGGTACTATGCCGCTTTGAAGTATATCCGGAAAGAAATGGAGGCGGTTCACGATGCATAA
- a CDS encoding ABC transporter ATP-binding protein — protein sequence MIVVKDVCKRYGDFTALEDISLEFSNGLYGLLAPNGAGKTTLIKMLATLISPSSGEIQYNGENIVAMDQRYRELLGFLPQHFGFYKNYSPAQYLLYLAALKGIPKQQARLKIEELLAKVALSDVKHKKMKKFSGGMIQRVGIAQALLNDPKILILDEPTAGLDPKERARFRHLLTDLARERLVIISTHIVSDIESIANEIIMIKNKRLLYKDSVERICDTLRGAVYETTVDFGQLDEFRKRFVLLSEKQEYGKMIVRFIHKGGKEEEWIPVQPQLEDVFLYEYQDEMVEGL from the coding sequence ATGATTGTTGTGAAGGATGTCTGCAAACGATATGGAGATTTCACCGCATTGGAAGATATCAGTTTGGAATTCTCCAATGGCCTCTACGGTTTACTTGCACCGAACGGGGCGGGGAAAACGACGTTGATCAAAATGCTGGCAACGTTGATCAGCCCTTCTTCAGGTGAGATTCAATATAACGGCGAGAATATTGTCGCGATGGATCAACGATACCGAGAGCTGTTAGGATTTTTGCCACAGCATTTCGGTTTTTATAAAAATTATTCACCGGCTCAATATCTATTATATTTGGCGGCTTTGAAAGGGATACCGAAACAACAAGCGCGTCTTAAAATAGAAGAGCTTTTGGCAAAGGTCGCCCTCTCAGATGTGAAGCATAAGAAAATGAAGAAATTTTCAGGAGGCATGATTCAACGCGTTGGCATCGCGCAAGCTCTCTTGAACGATCCGAAAATTCTTATCTTAGATGAACCGACAGCGGGGCTGGATCCGAAAGAAAGAGCGCGTTTCCGGCATTTGCTTACCGATCTGGCACGGGAACGGCTTGTCATCATTTCGACTCATATCGTTTCGGATATTGAATCGATCGCCAATGAGATCATTATGATCAAAAATAAACGATTGTTATATAAGGATTCCGTAGAACGGATTTGCGACACACTTCGAGGAGCTGTCTATGAGACGACAGTGGATTTTGGGCAGTTGGATGAATTCAGAAAGCGATTTGTTCTATTGTCTGAAAAGCAAGAGTATGGGAAGATGATTGTCCGGTTTATCCACAAGGGCGGAAAAGAGGAAGAATGGATACCGGTCCAGCCGCAACTGGAGGATGTTTTCCTGTATGAATACCAAGATGAGATGGTCGAGGGATTGTAA
- a CDS encoding sodium:alanine symporter family protein encodes MGKLLETVADWLWGLPLIFTVLFVGVYFTIGSKFFQIIFLPHIFKSTFGLLFKRKDKSEDTKGILTPFQAVSTAVGGSIGVGNIGGVATAIAVGGPGAVFWLWVTALLGMITKAVEVSLSVHYRNTDEEGNPYGGPTYYMEKGLGVEKKFKYWKIPAFLFGFGIFITFIITLQNYTVSEAVSSTFSMGMIPASLIYVFLIYIIIYGGIKRIGEIASLLIPFMGVFYIVCSLFIIFKNYSEIVPVLGLILDSAFNGTAAVGGFTGAAIAQVIRIGVSRAVYSNEAGWGTSPMIHSTAKTDHPVKQGMWGAVEVFLDTIVICTMTALTIIITGVWSSGMDGAALTLAAFESGVGEVGRIILTISVFLFGLTTTTGWYTYYEIIIRHLFAGSGNTKVKNITLTAFKWLYPLPGLLMVLYAVYYELPGKIVWYFADITTAIPTFVNLVVILVLSKKFFDLLRDYKARYLNIGTVDPKFRVFYEDKPGQNKN; translated from the coding sequence TTGGGGAAATTATTAGAGACTGTAGCAGATTGGCTGTGGGGGCTGCCGCTTATCTTTACAGTACTGTTTGTTGGTGTGTATTTTACTATTGGGAGCAAGTTCTTTCAAATAATATTTTTACCTCATATTTTCAAATCGACTTTCGGACTTTTATTTAAGAGAAAGGATAAGTCGGAAGATACGAAAGGAATTTTGACTCCATTTCAAGCGGTCAGCACCGCAGTAGGGGGCAGTATAGGCGTCGGAAATATCGGCGGGGTTGCTACCGCAATCGCAGTCGGCGGACCGGGAGCCGTTTTCTGGTTATGGGTGACGGCCTTGTTAGGAATGATAACGAAAGCGGTGGAAGTCTCGCTGTCTGTCCACTATCGGAATACCGATGAAGAAGGAAACCCGTACGGAGGACCGACCTATTACATGGAAAAAGGGCTTGGTGTGGAAAAGAAATTTAAATACTGGAAAATTCCCGCCTTTCTATTCGGCTTTGGTATTTTCATCACCTTTATCATCACACTGCAAAATTACACAGTCTCAGAAGCGGTCAGTTCCACCTTTTCTATGGGAATGATTCCCGCTTCACTTATCTATGTTTTTTTAATTTATATCATCATTTACGGGGGCATTAAAAGAATTGGAGAAATTGCTTCTCTGTTAATCCCGTTCATGGGTGTCTTTTATATCGTTTGTTCTCTTTTTATTATTTTTAAGAACTATAGCGAAATCGTTCCAGTGCTCGGACTGATATTGGACAGCGCTTTCAATGGAACCGCTGCAGTAGGTGGTTTTACCGGAGCCGCCATTGCGCAAGTGATCCGGATTGGCGTTTCACGCGCCGTTTACAGTAATGAAGCGGGCTGGGGGACTTCTCCGATGATTCACTCGACCGCTAAAACCGATCATCCTGTCAAGCAAGGGATGTGGGGAGCCGTCGAAGTATTCCTTGATACGATCGTGATTTGCACAATGACTGCTTTGACGATCATCATTACAGGCGTATGGTCTTCCGGGATGGATGGCGCTGCATTGACATTGGCTGCTTTTGAGTCCGGTGTCGGAGAAGTCGGACGAATCATTTTGACTATCTCCGTTTTCCTCTTCGGATTGACCACAACGACAGGTTGGTATACGTATTATGAAATCATTATCCGCCATTTATTTGCCGGGAGCGGCAATACAAAAGTGAAGAATATCACATTGACCGCTTTCAAATGGCTATATCCGCTGCCGGGCTTGCTTATGGTCCTTTATGCCGTTTACTATGAGCTGCCTGGAAAGATCGTCTGGTATTTCGCGGACATTACAACCGCTATCCCGACATTTGTCAATCTGGTTGTCATCCTTGTCCTCAGCAAGAAATTTTTCGATTTGCTGCGGGACTACAAGGCTAGGTATTTGAATATCGGAACGGTTGATCCGAAATTCCGCGTGTTTTATGAGGACAAACCCGGCCAAAATAAAAATTGA
- a CDS encoding methyl-accepting chemotaxis protein yields MRITIGRKLWFGFTSILILVLIAGGAGLWGLMKVNLEYDYLINDKIRKVILFEQLLSDQNEDAKNIRGYIIYQEASYVERRNEIMVSIKSKLKELNTLVKTPSARELLAQVTETSKSYEQISELIIRDVEEGKMESAMSLAKEGAFYQEEITKNLLLLIEHQNNQQAKTEKELSRVVYMTRMLIIALMIITFAASLSIASVISRSVTKPVSTLTAAIKRMAAGDFTMEPINIRNRDEIGVMAIAFNQMVSDLQHIIASVLKTSSTLAVQAEELSASAEESLAASETVATVTERNLSVSEKQIDTLRKSNQSMEKLTKGIGQITTDNEGMQVTSLAVKANVKEGVTSMERFITQMETIQKTMVQSASLITEMAAHSSQISKVTSLLSTIAEQTNLLALNAAIEAARAGGHGKGFAVVAEEVRLLAIQSKQSAGEITWIVNKIIVDIEQAVASVKEGNEQLGKGQEIAYKTQEVLKRIEYATKEMEMKTNAISLAIKQTNTLTERVAEGSSEVERLSSQVAVEAQSASAATEEQLSVTEEITSNALLVAEIAENLKIEVEHFTIRDC; encoded by the coding sequence ATGCGTATCACGATTGGAAGAAAACTTTGGTTTGGATTTACATCAATCCTTATCCTCGTTTTAATTGCCGGTGGGGCAGGACTTTGGGGACTGATGAAAGTGAATTTGGAATATGACTATTTAATCAATGATAAAATTCGGAAGGTGATTCTATTCGAACAATTACTATCCGATCAAAATGAGGATGCTAAAAATATCAGGGGATATATTATCTACCAAGAAGCTTCTTACGTGGAGAGACGCAATGAGATCATGGTTTCAATAAAAAGCAAACTGAAAGAGCTAAATACTTTGGTGAAAACGCCCTCTGCCCGCGAGCTGCTTGCCCAGGTTACCGAAACCTCCAAAAGCTATGAGCAGATCAGCGAACTGATTATTCGGGATGTCGAGGAGGGAAAGATGGAAAGTGCGATGAGTTTAGCGAAGGAAGGCGCATTCTATCAAGAAGAGATTACTAAAAACCTTCTATTATTAATAGAACATCAGAATAATCAGCAGGCAAAAACAGAGAAAGAATTGAGTCGTGTTGTATACATGACACGAATGCTGATTATCGCTCTCATGATAATTACTTTTGCAGCTAGTCTAAGTATAGCGAGTGTGATTAGTCGATCTGTTACAAAACCGGTCAGTACTCTCACTGCGGCTATTAAACGAATGGCTGCAGGTGATTTCACAATGGAACCGATTAACATACGGAATAGAGATGAAATAGGTGTTATGGCAATTGCCTTTAATCAAATGGTAAGCGATCTTCAACATATCATTGCGTCTGTTCTAAAAACTTCTTCTACGTTAGCTGTTCAAGCAGAAGAATTGTCTGCGAGCGCTGAAGAAAGCTTGGCCGCATCTGAAACAGTCGCCACAGTGACAGAGCGAAATTTGAGTGTCAGTGAGAAGCAAATAGATACGTTGAGGAAATCCAATCAGTCGATGGAGAAGTTGACGAAAGGTATTGGTCAAATCACAACCGATAACGAAGGGATGCAAGTCACTTCACTGGCTGTGAAAGCAAATGTGAAGGAAGGCGTCACTAGTATGGAGCGCTTTATAACACAGATGGAAACAATTCAGAAAACAATGGTGCAATCCGCTTCACTCATCACAGAGATGGCCGCCCATTCATCGCAGATCAGTAAAGTGACGTCATTATTATCAACGATCGCGGAACAGACCAATTTATTGGCTCTAAATGCTGCAATTGAAGCGGCTCGGGCTGGGGGACATGGGAAGGGTTTCGCTGTCGTTGCGGAAGAAGTTCGGCTGTTAGCAATCCAATCGAAACAATCTGCAGGTGAGATCACTTGGATTGTAAATAAAATTATTGTTGATATAGAGCAGGCCGTAGCCAGTGTGAAAGAAGGGAATGAACAGTTAGGAAAAGGGCAGGAGATCGCGTATAAGACCCAGGAAGTGTTGAAACGGATTGAATATGCAACGAAAGAGATGGAAATGAAAACAAATGCGATCTCGCTTGCTATCAAGCAAACGAACACATTGACCGAACGAGTGGCAGAGGGTTCATCGGAAGTCGAACGACTATCTAGTCAAGTCGCCGTAGAAGCGCAATCTGCAAGTGCAGCGACGGAAGAGCAGCTGTCCGTGACAGAAGAAATAACCTCGAATGCGTTACTAGTCGCTGAAATTGCGGAAAATTTGAAGATAGAAGTGGAGCATTTCACAATAAGAGATTGCTAG
- a CDS encoding GNAT family N-acetyltransferase — MVQFEYVWGLPEADVLEKIRPLHQQIFENADEFFKKMKERNHLLTIIALENNRVVGYKVGYALSDKAYYSWYGAVDEACRGRGIAAKLMDIQHDLVKEAGYRTIQTNTRNMWRAMLILNIKKGFDVKETFVDDEGIHRIILHKQLKS; from the coding sequence ATGGTGCAGTTTGAATATGTTTGGGGATTACCTGAAGCGGATGTGTTGGAGAAAATTAGACCTTTGCATCAGCAAATTTTTGAAAATGCGGATGAGTTTTTCAAGAAAATGAAGGAGAGGAATCATCTCCTCACGATTATTGCCTTGGAAAATAATAGAGTGGTCGGTTATAAAGTAGGCTATGCTTTGTCGGATAAAGCCTATTATAGCTGGTATGGCGCAGTGGATGAAGCCTGTCGCGGGAGAGGGATAGCCGCCAAGCTGATGGATATCCAACATGATCTTGTAAAAGAAGCAGGATATCGAACAATCCAGACGAATACTCGAAACATGTGGCGGGCGATGCTCATCTTGAATATTAAAAAAGGATTTGACGTGAAAGAGACGTTTGTGGACGATGAGGGGATTCATCGAATTATATTACATAAACAACTCAAATCATAA
- a CDS encoding TSUP family transporter has product MDYLILFLIGVAATTIGTLAGGGGLISLPAMLLLGVPIHSAIGANKVSNTISSFSSFFVLLKHKRISLRESFWIIPVSLFGGVSGGFLATRLTDQQLSFFAIGLLLFAFLTSFIGKGDFSGDKKLSANRISIPGLYGIGIYDGLFGPGQGTLMLYLFGYLEVAYIRAVGYVRLATFASCFGAAITYIAAGKILWPLTIMLLLGSVTGAQVGVRLAEKLKPAYVKPLLRIVTVALIVQIVWDHFQ; this is encoded by the coding sequence TTGGACTACCTGATACTCTTCTTAATCGGTGTCGCCGCTACGACAATCGGGACGTTGGCTGGTGGGGGCGGTTTGATTAGCCTGCCAGCCATGCTTTTATTAGGAGTGCCGATACATTCGGCTATTGGTGCCAATAAAGTTTCAAACACAATCAGTTCTTTTTCCAGCTTTTTCGTCCTGTTGAAGCATAAACGGATTTCTCTACGGGAATCGTTTTGGATCATTCCTGTAAGCTTGTTCGGTGGAGTGAGTGGGGGATTTTTGGCAACCAGACTAACTGACCAACAACTCTCCTTCTTTGCCATTGGCCTGTTGCTTTTTGCATTCCTGACTTCCTTCATTGGTAAAGGAGATTTTTCAGGAGATAAGAAGTTGAGCGCTAATCGGATCAGCATCCCTGGATTATATGGGATCGGCATCTATGACGGCCTGTTCGGTCCGGGACAAGGGACGTTAATGCTCTATTTGTTCGGCTATCTAGAAGTCGCTTACATCCGAGCGGTCGGATACGTACGTTTGGCCACCTTTGCAAGCTGCTTTGGGGCCGCCATAACGTATATAGCTGCCGGGAAAATCTTATGGCCGCTAACGATCATGCTTTTGCTCGGATCAGTTACGGGTGCTCAAGTCGGTGTACGGCTTGCTGAAAAATTGAAACCAGCTTATGTCAAGCCACTTTTGCGCATCGTTACGGTAGCCTTGATTGTCCAGATTGTTTGGGATCATTTTCAATAG
- a CDS encoding YmaF family protein: MQDYHLQQPYDGAGYLYPYEQGMSQLNDQRRREDENSHGHTHAHSGATTCQEGHVHLHPGVTSIPIDTTHGHIHYMSGNTTFDDGHIHQYETYTSLPIPLPGGYHTHYVEIRTTEDDGHTHIIKGYTEPSKT, encoded by the coding sequence ATGCAAGATTACCATTTGCAACAACCTTATGATGGAGCAGGATATCTCTATCCCTATGAGCAAGGGATGTCGCAATTGAACGATCAGAGAAGAAGAGAGGATGAAAATAGCCATGGACATACACATGCGCATTCTGGTGCAACGACTTGCCAAGAAGGCCATGTCCATCTACATCCTGGAGTAACGAGTATACCAATTGACACAACTCATGGACATATACACTATATGAGCGGGAACACAACATTTGACGACGGTCATATCCATCAATATGAAACATACACCAGTTTGCCAATCCCATTGCCGGGCGGCTATCACACCCACTATGTAGAAATCCGAACAACAGAAGATGATGGACATACACATATTATAAAAGGCTATACGGAGCCAT